A genomic region of Ignavibacteria bacterium contains the following coding sequences:
- a CDS encoding Gfo/Idh/MocA family oxidoreductase, giving the protein MGKLKFAIVGCGRIAQRHAEHINRLGILTAVCDIKIDKAIELGKKYNAIIYDNIDSLLSSQMDTDVVSICTPNGLHAEHTIKALNAGYNVLCEKPMALNVADCQLMIDAAKKNNKKLFIVKQNRFNPPIMALKKVIDEGRLGKIFNVQLNCFWNRTETYYKNSDWKGTKKLDGGTLFTQFSHFIDLLYWLIGDVIEVKGYRANFLLKDTIEFEDTGVVILKFNNGALGTINYTVNSYKKNMEGSITVFGEKGTVKVGGQYLNVLEYQSIDGYEITDVPESRPSNDYGFYQGSMSNHDKVYENVIDVLKNGAEIATSGEEGLKTVEIIEKIYSSLI; this is encoded by the coding sequence TTGGGAAAATTAAAATTTGCTATTGTTGGTTGTGGTAGAATAGCTCAGAGGCATGCTGAACATATTAATAGATTAGGTATTCTTACTGCTGTTTGTGATATAAAAATAGATAAAGCTATTGAGTTAGGTAAAAAATATAATGCTATTATATATGATAATATTGATTCTTTATTATCATCTCAAATGGATACTGATGTTGTTTCAATTTGTACTCCAAATGGTTTACATGCTGAACACACTATCAAAGCACTAAATGCTGGTTATAATGTATTATGTGAAAAACCAATGGCATTAAATGTAGCAGATTGCCAATTAATGATTGATGCTGCAAAAAAAAATAACAAAAAACTTTTTATTGTAAAGCAAAATCGATTTAATCCACCAATAATGGCATTAAAAAAAGTTATTGATGAGGGAAGATTAGGTAAAATTTTTAATGTCCAACTCAATTGTTTTTGGAATAGAACTGAAACATACTATAAAAATTCTGATTGGAAAGGAACAAAAAAACTCGATGGAGGGACCTTATTTACTCAGTTTAGCCACTTTATTGATCTTCTTTATTGGTTAATTGGGGATGTTATTGAAGTTAAAGGTTATCGAGCTAATTTCTTGCTAAAAGATACCATTGAGTTTGAAGATACCGGCGTTGTTATTCTAAAATTTAATAATGGTGCACTCGGAACAATTAATTACACTGTGAATAGTTATAAGAAAAATATGGAAGGGTCAATAACTGTTTTTGGTGAAAAGGGTACTGTGAAAGTTGGTGGACAATATCTTAATGTTCTGGAATACCAAAGTATTGATGGATATGAAATTACTGATGTACCCGAATCAAGGCCTTCAAATGATTATGGTTTTTATCAGGGATCAATGTCTAATCATGATAAAGTTTACGAAAATGTTATTGATGTACTTAAAAATGGAGCCGAAATAGCTACAAGTGGAGAAGAAGGGTTAAAAACTGTTGAAATCATTGAAAAGATTTATAGTTCATTAATATGA
- a CDS encoding phosphatidylglycerophosphatase A, protein MSIAKYIPKIFCSLFGIGFIKRGGASIGAVLGVIFFYFINETGFMLLFLIWAIILILGMMFSDLISRDLCNKDPQFIIIDEFIGAFTSLLFLPHYNIVIYILAIIFFRLNDRFKPFGIKKVELLGGGKGIMLDDILAGIYSNIFLRILILGIKL, encoded by the coding sequence ATGTCAATAGCTAAATACATTCCTAAAATCTTTTGCAGTTTGTTTGGAATAGGTTTTATTAAAAGAGGTGGTGCAAGTATTGGGGCGGTTCTAGGAGTAATTTTCTTTTATTTCATAAATGAGACAGGTTTTATGCTATTATTTTTAATATGGGCGATAATATTAATCTTAGGTATGATGTTCTCAGATTTAATTTCAAGAGATCTTTGTAATAAAGATCCACAATTTATCATCATTGATGAGTTTATTGGAGCATTTACATCTTTATTATTTCTTCCCCATTATAATATTGTAATATATATTTTAGCAATAATATTTTTCAGATTAAATGATAGATTCAAACCATTTGGTATAAAAAAGGTTGAGTTACTAGGAGGAGGTAAAGGGATAATGCTAGATGATATTTTGGCGGGAATCTATTCTAATATATTTTTAAGAATTTTAATTTTAGGAATAAAATTATGA
- a CDS encoding polysaccharide deacetylase family protein has product MNINFLCIDLDGKIKNRLTENDFENKFSTKQKVYYNFIRPFVPITIRQKIQEKVNARIKWKKDFIDASLVAEVIELQSDIVTKLKYKNDKDCAIVLTHDVEEQEGFNFIPKVIELEEKYGFKSSWNIVPYKYKIDEGIIKLIRETGHEIGIHGYNHDGKLYYSEKIFNERVPFINEALKKYNAVGFRSPMVHRNLKWLQKLNIEYDASCFDYDPFQPFPGGTGSIWPFIAGKFVELPYTLPQDHTIFYVLKQKDISIWKNKAEWIAKNKGVILIITHPDYLQEKKHFELYKQLLIHLKTYKNAWSCLPKELSQFWRNLITIKKC; this is encoded by the coding sequence ATGAATATAAATTTCTTATGTATAGATTTGGACGGTAAAATAAAAAATAGATTAACTGAGAATGATTTTGAGAACAAATTCTCAACAAAACAAAAGGTTTACTATAATTTTATTCGGCCGTTTGTTCCAATCACAATTCGTCAAAAAATTCAGGAAAAAGTAAATGCTAGGATTAAATGGAAAAAAGATTTTATTGATGCTTCTCTAGTAGCTGAAGTTATAGAGTTACAAAGTGACATAGTAACAAAATTGAAATATAAGAATGATAAAGACTGTGCAATTGTCCTAACTCATGATGTGGAAGAGCAAGAAGGTTTTAATTTCATTCCGAAAGTAATAGAATTAGAAGAAAAATATGGCTTTAAATCTTCATGGAATATTGTTCCATATAAATATAAAATAGATGAAGGGATTATAAAATTAATAAGAGAAACTGGTCATGAAATAGGAATTCACGGTTATAATCACGACGGAAAACTTTATTATTCTGAAAAAATATTTAATGAGCGGGTACCATTTATAAATGAAGCCTTAAAAAAATATAATGCGGTTGGTTTTAGATCACCTATGGTTCATAGAAATTTAAAATGGCTTCAAAAACTAAATATTGAATATGATGCATCCTGCTTTGATTATGACCCATTTCAACCTTTCCCTGGAGGGACTGGTTCAATATGGCCTTTTATAGCCGGAAAGTTTGTGGAACTACCCTATACATTACCTCAAGATCATACAATTTTTTACGTTTTGAAGCAAAAAGATATTTCAATTTGGAAGAATAAAGCTGAATGGATAGCAAAGAATAAAGGTGTGATTTTAATTATCACTCACCCAGATTACCTGCAGGAAAAGAAACATTTTGAATTGTATAAACAGCTACTAATTCATTTAAAAACTTATAAAAATGCTTGGTCTTGCTTACCAAAGGAGCTTAGCCAATTTTGGCGTAATCTGATTACTATAAAAAAATGCTAA
- a CDS encoding DegT/DnrJ/EryC1/StrS family aminotransferase: MMIPFVDLKIQYEAMKEEIDYVISEVIKETAFIKGKYVEKFENEFAEKYGVKHCIGVANGTDAIYIVLKMLGIGPGDEVITTAHSWISTSETITQCGAKPVFVDTDEFYTINSSKIEEKITSKTKAIIPVHLYGQACEMDTIIKLANKYNLFVIEDCAQAHFAEYNGKKVGTFGIAATFSFYPGKNLGAYGDAGAIITNEDDLAKKCRMYANHGALKKHRHEIEGINSRLDGLQAAILSVKLKYIDDWNRKRLNNALIYNDLLSNIQQVQIPKIRNNSKHIFHIYCVQVEKRERLREFLSQNGIETQIHYPTMLPFMPAYKYLNHKYEDFSNAYNYQDKILSLPMYPELSREQIEYIVNNIKEFFD, from the coding sequence ATTATGATACCTTTTGTTGATTTAAAAATTCAATATGAAGCTATGAAAGAAGAAATCGATTATGTTATCTCAGAAGTAATAAAAGAAACAGCATTTATAAAAGGTAAGTATGTAGAAAAATTTGAGAATGAATTTGCAGAAAAGTATGGCGTTAAGCATTGTATCGGCGTTGCTAATGGGACAGATGCAATTTATATTGTTTTAAAAATGCTTGGTATTGGACCCGGAGATGAAGTAATAACAACGGCACATAGTTGGATTTCTACCTCGGAGACCATTACCCAATGTGGAGCAAAACCTGTTTTTGTAGATACAGATGAGTTTTATACAATTAATTCATCAAAGATTGAAGAAAAAATTACTTCCAAAACAAAAGCAATCATCCCTGTGCATTTATATGGACAGGCATGCGAAATGGATACAATAATTAAACTAGCTAACAAATACAATCTTTTTGTTATTGAAGATTGTGCACAAGCTCATTTTGCAGAATATAATGGTAAAAAAGTGGGAACCTTTGGAATAGCTGCAACATTTAGTTTTTATCCTGGTAAGAATTTAGGAGCTTATGGAGACGCTGGAGCAATAATTACTAATGAAGATGATTTAGCTAAGAAATGCAGGATGTATGCTAATCATGGTGCACTTAAAAAGCACCGTCATGAAATTGAAGGGATCAACAGTCGACTAGATGGGTTACAAGCTGCCATTCTTTCTGTAAAACTTAAATATATAGATGATTGGAATAGAAAAAGATTAAATAATGCTTTAATTTATAATGATTTATTGAGTAATATTCAGCAAGTGCAAATTCCAAAAATACGAAACAATTCCAAACATATTTTTCACATTTATTGTGTTCAGGTTGAAAAAAGAGAAAGATTAAGGGAATTTTTAAGTCAAAATGGTATAGAAACACAAATTCATTATCCGACAATGCTCCCTTTTATGCCTGCATATAAGTACTTAAACCATAAATATGAAGATTTTTCAAATGCGTATAATTATCAGGATAAAATTCTAAGTCTTCCAATGTATCCTGAACTTTCTAGAGAACAAATAGAGTATATTGTTAATAATATTAAAGAGTTTTTCGATTAA
- a CDS encoding glycosyltransferase family 4 protein: protein MNKKLKYDVCMMTSYHPYDDDRIFYKELKSLVNKGYSVVLLAPAEKDEFELDGIKVLGFKRRRNLGRFITVFQMARTALKIKAKVYHFHEPELLVAALFLRIFLKCKLIYDVHEEHATSIPMKIKSRFVKNLVGTFIFLIERMFSRIVDHIIVVREDLIPRFTSYGCKNVSIVMVCPSKEQFKDYKKRKEIMSGVITIVHEGNLDIKTRGLDKYLYAAREVIQKYPDINFVTIGRAPKEDIEWMKSFIKVNKLEKNFTFTGWVDFNRIPDYLFNSDIGILLLQPVSKNNMMGIPNKLFDYMAAGIPVVACNFPNIAKIIGECNCGFLIDSSSYSEIAEAILKLIENKNHAKILGQNGRKCFETIYNWENMESKLISVYNNTLE from the coding sequence ATGAATAAGAAATTAAAATACGATGTATGTATGATGACATCCTATCATCCTTATGATGATGATAGAATTTTTTATAAAGAGTTAAAAAGCCTTGTTAATAAAGGATATAGTGTAGTATTATTAGCTCCAGCAGAAAAAGATGAGTTTGAGTTAGATGGAATAAAAGTTCTCGGTTTCAAACGCAGAAGAAATCTGGGCAGATTTATTACTGTATTCCAAATGGCACGTACTGCATTAAAAATTAAAGCTAAAGTATATCATTTTCATGAACCGGAATTATTGGTTGCAGCACTTTTCTTAAGAATATTTTTAAAATGTAAACTTATTTATGATGTTCATGAGGAACATGCTACAAGTATTCCAATGAAAATTAAATCTCGATTTGTAAAAAATCTTGTTGGTACCTTTATATTTTTGATTGAAAGAATGTTTTCCAGGATTGTTGACCATATTATAGTTGTGCGTGAAGATCTAATACCAAGATTTACTTCTTATGGATGCAAGAATGTAAGTATTGTTATGGTGTGTCCTTCAAAAGAACAATTTAAAGATTATAAAAAGAGAAAAGAGATAATGAGTGGAGTTATAACAATTGTGCATGAGGGGAATTTAGACATTAAAACCAGAGGATTGGACAAATACTTATATGCCGCTAGAGAAGTTATACAGAAATATCCGGATATTAATTTTGTAACAATAGGTAGAGCTCCAAAAGAAGACATTGAATGGATGAAATCTTTTATAAAGGTAAATAAGTTAGAAAAGAATTTTACATTTACTGGTTGGGTGGATTTTAATAGAATTCCAGACTACCTCTTTAATTCAGATATTGGAATTTTATTGCTACAACCTGTTTCAAAAAATAATATGATGGGTATACCAAATAAGCTTTTTGATTATATGGCTGCTGGTATTCCAGTTGTTGCTTGTAATTTCCCAAATATTGCCAAAATTATTGGTGAATGTAATTGTGGATTTCTAATTGATTCAAGTTCGTATTCTGAAATTGCAGAAGCAATTTTAAAACTGATTGAAAATAAAAATCACGCTAAAATTTTGGGGCAGAATGGTAGAAAATGTTTTGAGACTATCTATAATTGGGAAAATATGGAGTCTAAGTTGATTTCAGTTTATAATAACACCCTTGAATAA
- a CDS encoding GNAT family N-acetyltransferase translates to MIITKIVNLDDDWDAKLLEFNNWNIFQTSTWVTNYQKIYYPNAKSLGLFIYEDNSLVGLIPLIKANLYFIKVVGSPIRHSLTPFMGFAFQEGKFETCFNALLDYAKSMKANILSLTQGELFPNNVRNIKYSQINTYTTSVISLLQTEDELWKKIDSKTRNQIRKGEKNNFNISFDISPEIINSYLELRTILYQKQGMEYELSNRFLLNMFNKLPKKSIQLLTIEYENKLISAGVFLLFNKTCYYWDGVSKAEYNKLCPNNVIQWFIIKWAKSNGFYWYDLGGTNTPSIAHFKKGYGGITKEYNSVQIFRPEILSKIWNYWKQKTIKKNPRLNKD, encoded by the coding sequence ATGATTATTACCAAAATAGTGAATCTTGATGATGATTGGGATGCAAAATTATTAGAATTTAATAATTGGAATATATTTCAGACTTCTACATGGGTAACAAACTATCAAAAAATATATTATCCCAATGCTAAATCGTTAGGACTTTTTATTTATGAAGATAATTCTCTAGTTGGATTAATACCATTAATAAAAGCGAATTTGTATTTTATTAAAGTTGTTGGTTCACCTATAAGACATTCTTTAACCCCCTTTATGGGCTTTGCATTCCAAGAAGGAAAATTTGAGACATGTTTTAATGCACTTCTTGATTATGCAAAATCAATGAAGGCTAATATTTTATCATTAACTCAAGGGGAATTGTTTCCAAATAATGTTAGAAATATAAAATATTCTCAAATCAATACTTATACTACTTCTGTAATATCTCTTCTTCAAACTGAAGATGAGTTATGGAAAAAAATTGATTCAAAAACAAGAAATCAAATTAGAAAAGGGGAAAAAAATAATTTTAATATTTCGTTTGACATTAGTCCTGAAATTATTAATTCATATTTGGAGCTAAGGACAATTTTGTATCAAAAACAGGGAATGGAATATGAATTGTCAAATAGATTTTTATTAAACATGTTTAATAAATTACCTAAAAAATCAATTCAACTGCTTACTATTGAGTATGAAAATAAATTAATTTCAGCGGGAGTGTTTTTACTTTTTAACAAAACATGTTATTATTGGGATGGAGTTTCAAAAGCTGAATATAATAAATTATGTCCTAATAATGTCATTCAATGGTTTATTATTAAATGGGCAAAAAGTAATGGTTTTTATTGGTACGATTTAGGCGGTACTAACACACCATCAATAGCTCATTTTAAAAAAGGTTATGGAGGAATTACAAAAGAATATAATTCGGTTCAAATTTTTCGTCCTGAAATACTATCAAAAATATGGAATTATTGGAAACAAAAAACAATTAAAAAAAATCCTCGTCTTAATAAGGATTAA
- a CDS encoding Gfo/Idh/MocA family oxidoreductase, with amino-acid sequence MKQILLRKGNVHIEEVPVPSIIEGCVLVEVKYSFISSGTELSSLTTSGESLLTKARKQPDKVKKVLEQLPIYGLTGMIDKIRRELDLGKPTGYSCSGIVKEVGKGIDDLKPGDMVACAGDAYHAEFVCVHRNLVVKIPENCSVQDASSVALGAIALQGVRRADNRIGETVTILGTGLIGLLTLQILKAAGCKVIAVDISDDKLNIARELGADFTINLTTEDLIFKVNTITRGWGSDSVIITASSGSSEVTNTAMEIVRKKGKVVVVGAVGMNLKRKPFYEKEADFLISCSYGPGRYDENYEILGNDYPYPYVRWTENRNMNEYLELIASKKIDLSKLPVQVFAFSEASKAFNALATDKKMIAAILRYGEIIIPRENYNFSRIVLTNRTFKKNKINTAIIGAGSFAISNHLPNLKKLSQYYSIGVVVDRNPYKAKEIARQFGAKYATTNINSVLNDKDIDLVIITTRHNQHAELVIASAKAGKSVFVEKPLAMNPDELKNIVNIIKEFNTPLMVGFNRRFSPFSKKIKEKISNRVNPLVINYRVNAGNIPLDHWTRGPQGGGRIIGEACHMFDLMNYFTSSKPIDVISRSIRNPTHYHFVKDNFSATISYEDGSFGNLIYTSFGSPKLQKEYIEIYCDGNVYIINDFLSLELYENSNKKIKSWKVEKGYLEELEEFAKSLLNKTEIPISLDEIIFATEISFIVDKQISDGLNLAPAL; translated from the coding sequence ATGAAGCAGATATTATTAAGAAAAGGCAATGTTCATATTGAGGAAGTTCCTGTACCTTCAATTATCGAAGGTTGTGTTTTGGTCGAAGTTAAATACTCGTTTATTAGTTCAGGAACAGAATTGTCATCACTTACAACTTCAGGTGAATCACTATTAACCAAAGCTAGGAAACAACCTGATAAAGTCAAGAAAGTTCTTGAGCAGCTACCCATTTATGGTTTAACTGGAATGATTGATAAAATCAGGAGGGAACTTGATCTTGGTAAGCCTACAGGTTATAGTTGTTCAGGAATTGTAAAAGAAGTTGGTAAAGGCATTGATGATCTTAAACCTGGTGATATGGTTGCATGTGCAGGTGATGCATATCATGCTGAATTTGTTTGTGTCCATAGAAATTTAGTTGTAAAAATACCCGAAAATTGTTCAGTCCAAGATGCCTCTTCGGTTGCTTTAGGAGCAATTGCATTACAGGGTGTTAGAAGAGCTGATAATAGAATAGGTGAAACTGTCACAATATTAGGGACTGGACTTATAGGATTATTAACTCTTCAAATTTTAAAAGCGGCAGGTTGTAAGGTAATTGCTGTTGATATTAGTGATGATAAACTAAATATTGCTAGAGAATTAGGTGCAGATTTTACTATTAATCTTACGACAGAAGATCTTATATTTAAGGTGAACACTATTACAAGGGGTTGGGGATCAGATAGTGTAATAATTACGGCAAGTTCTGGTTCTTCAGAAGTTACGAATACTGCAATGGAAATTGTACGGAAAAAAGGAAAGGTCGTTGTGGTTGGGGCAGTTGGAATGAATCTGAAAAGAAAACCTTTCTATGAGAAAGAAGCTGATTTCCTAATCTCGTGTTCTTATGGTCCAGGAAGATACGATGAGAATTATGAAATTTTAGGTAATGATTATCCATATCCGTATGTTAGGTGGACTGAAAATAGGAATATGAATGAATATCTTGAACTGATAGCTTCAAAGAAAATAGATTTATCAAAGTTACCTGTTCAAGTTTTTGCTTTTAGCGAGGCTTCAAAGGCATTTAATGCGCTGGCAACTGATAAAAAAATGATCGCAGCAATTCTTCGGTATGGAGAAATAATAATCCCGAGAGAAAACTATAACTTTTCTCGAATTGTACTAACAAACAGGACCTTCAAAAAAAATAAAATTAATACTGCTATAATTGGTGCGGGAAGTTTTGCAATTAGCAACCATTTGCCCAATTTAAAGAAACTATCTCAATATTATTCGATTGGGGTAGTTGTTGATAGGAATCCATACAAAGCAAAGGAAATAGCAAGACAATTTGGTGCAAAATATGCAACGACTAATATTAACAGTGTTTTAAACGATAAGGATATTGATTTAGTTATTATTACAACTAGACATAATCAGCATGCAGAACTTGTTATTGCTAGCGCCAAAGCTGGAAAATCCGTTTTTGTTGAAAAACCATTAGCTATGAATCCTGATGAACTAAAGAATATAGTAAATATCATTAAGGAATTTAATACACCATTAATGGTTGGATTTAATCGAAGATTTTCTCCCTTCTCAAAAAAAATAAAAGAAAAAATCTCTAACAGAGTTAATCCTTTGGTTATTAATTATCGAGTGAATGCAGGTAATATTCCACTTGACCATTGGACTCGTGGTCCTCAGGGGGGAGGTAGAATTATTGGAGAAGCTTGTCATATGTTTGATTTAATGAATTATTTCACTTCCTCAAAACCAATTGATGTGATATCAAGAAGTATAAGAAATCCAACACATTATCATTTTGTCAAAGATAATTTTTCTGCAACAATATCATATGAAGATGGATCTTTTGGAAATTTAATTTATACTTCATTCGGATCACCAAAATTACAAAAGGAATATATTGAGATTTATTGTGATGGTAACGTTTATATTATAAATGACTTTTTAAGTTTAGAATTATACGAAAATTCCAATAAAAAAATAAAATCTTGGAAAGTGGAGAAAGGTTATTTAGAAGAACTAGAAGAGTTTGCTAAATCACTTTTGAATAAAACAGAAATACCGATATCGTTGGATGAGATTATTTTTGCAACTGAAATTAGCTTTATAGTAGATAAACAAATTTCTGACGGGTTAAATCTTGCTCCAGCTCTCTGA
- a CDS encoding glycosyltransferase produces MKINILMVAYTNYSTDSRVIKESSALVERGMFVDFICLKDENLHSCSPLKGINIINIPLKRYRGKNKYLYVLYYLIFFLFVFLISSFLYIKKRYKIIHINNMPDFLVFAAIIPKLFGAKLILDIHDPLPLTFLTKFNLSKNNFFYKLLLLEERVSAKFVDKVITTHSFLRNEVLKTDGLPIEKIDVVMNLADEQRFKFLYNYNLNGKIHLVYYGTIAERFGLQYILELFYKFNIFNNFNIELTIIGSGDYETYLKNLIKRNKLESYVNFINKNIPYEELPKVLSNFNLGLVPYELSYATEYMLPVKLLELISLGIPVLVIKNKAISYYFTDEDVFFFNLTEPDVFIKLIKKIYDNKDLLYEKRRKLKEIRKKFFWSNEAVKYYNIIQNLVGVN; encoded by the coding sequence ATGAAAATAAATATATTGATGGTGGCATACACAAACTATTCTACAGATTCCCGAGTAATTAAGGAGTCCTCGGCTTTAGTAGAAAGAGGTATGTTTGTAGATTTTATTTGTCTTAAAGATGAAAATTTACACTCTTGTTCACCCTTAAAAGGTATCAATATTATAAATATACCATTAAAACGCTATCGTGGGAAAAATAAATACCTGTATGTTTTATATTATTTAATCTTTTTCTTGTTTGTTTTTTTAATTTCCAGTTTTCTTTATATTAAAAAACGTTATAAAATTATACATATTAATAATATGCCAGATTTTTTAGTTTTTGCAGCTATTATTCCTAAATTATTTGGAGCTAAATTAATTCTTGATATTCACGATCCATTACCATTGACTTTTCTAACTAAATTTAATTTATCGAAAAACAATTTTTTTTATAAATTATTATTACTCGAAGAAAGAGTATCGGCAAAATTTGTTGATAAAGTAATAACTACTCATTCTTTTTTAAGAAACGAAGTATTAAAGACAGATGGATTGCCAATAGAAAAAATTGATGTTGTAATGAATTTAGCTGATGAACAGAGATTCAAATTTCTATATAACTATAACCTAAATGGAAAAATTCATCTTGTATATTATGGTACGATAGCTGAAAGATTTGGATTACAATATATTCTCGAATTATTTTATAAATTTAATATATTTAATAACTTTAATATTGAGCTTACTATTATTGGATCAGGTGATTATGAAACATATCTTAAAAACTTGATTAAAAGAAATAAACTTGAATCATATGTAAATTTTATAAATAAAAATATTCCATATGAAGAATTACCGAAAGTTTTATCTAATTTTAATCTGGGCTTAGTACCTTATGAATTATCTTATGCAACAGAATACATGTTGCCTGTAAAATTGTTGGAACTGATTAGTCTTGGAATTCCTGTTTTGGTAATTAAGAATAAAGCGATTTCATACTATTTTACGGATGAGGATGTGTTTTTTTTCAATCTTACTGAACCTGATGTTTTTATAAAACTAATAAAAAAAATTTATGACAATAAAGACCTTTTGTACGAAAAAAGAAGAAAACTAAAAGAAATTCGAAAGAAATTCTTTTGGAGCAATGAAGCTGTCAAATATTATAACATCATTCAAAATCTAGTAGGAGTAAATTAA
- a CDS encoding ATP-grasp domain-containing protein, which translates to MNYLEKVILLDAHHRHSLAIIRSLGKKGIPVYACSDSNFFPARFSKYCSGFIKFNYNDDIDLFVNLLRKNKIKIIIASALKGNEFICKNEELLKREFKAAYNTIEIFEVISNKYQTIKFFQNIGIKFPKTLEIKNPASIDFKDFKYPVVFKSVVDQGTVKYANNELELKSIIIKFFNENKNLILLKKYPIIQEYIEGKAYGFFSLTFNNELLAYFMHERIHEVPPSGGPSAMAKSIYDEHLFELGKNIVKHMNWNGVAMLEFKKSQKDGEYYLIEINPKFWGSLDLAIHCGVDFPYLLYKKLINESISVEYNSYKTDVVFRWLTMDLAYSIKAKKKWIYLKNFFNRNIKSDFFINDIVPNIVLFMQGLKKIIK; encoded by the coding sequence ATGAACTACTTGGAAAAAGTAATTTTATTAGATGCACATCATCGTCACTCACTAGCTATAATCAGAAGTCTGGGGAAAAAAGGTATACCTGTGTATGCTTGTAGTGATAGTAATTTCTTCCCAGCTCGTTTTTCGAAATATTGTTCTGGATTTATCAAATTTAACTATAATGACGACATTGATTTATTTGTAAATTTATTAAGAAAGAATAAAATCAAAATCATAATTGCATCAGCATTAAAGGGTAATGAGTTTATTTGTAAAAATGAGGAGTTATTGAAAAGGGAATTTAAAGCTGCTTATAATACTATAGAAATTTTTGAAGTAATTTCTAATAAATATCAAACTATTAAATTTTTTCAAAATATTGGAATTAAGTTTCCTAAAACATTAGAAATTAAAAATCCAGCTAGTATTGATTTTAAAGATTTTAAATACCCTGTTGTATTTAAATCAGTTGTAGATCAGGGTACTGTTAAATATGCTAACAACGAATTAGAGTTGAAAAGTATCATTATTAAATTTTTTAATGAGAATAAAAATCTAATTTTATTAAAAAAATACCCAATTATTCAGGAATATATTGAAGGGAAAGCGTACGGTTTTTTTAGTTTAACTTTTAACAATGAACTTTTGGCTTATTTTATGCACGAAAGAATACATGAGGTGCCACCTTCAGGTGGTCCTAGTGCTATGGCAAAAAGCATCTATGATGAACATCTTTTTGAGTTAGGTAAAAATATAGTTAAACATATGAATTGGAATGGGGTAGCAATGCTTGAGTTTAAGAAATCGCAAAAAGATGGGGAATATTATTTAATTGAAATTAATCCAAAATTCTGGGGTTCGCTTGATTTGGCAATCCATTGTGGGGTTGATTTTCCATATTTATTATATAAAAAATTAATAAATGAAAGTATTTCAGTGGAATATAATTCATACAAAACAGATGTAGTTTTTCGTTGGCTGACTATGGATTTGGCATACTCAATTAAGGCAAAGAAAAAATGGATATATTTAAAGAACTTTTTTAATAGAAATATTAAATCAGATTTTTTCATTAATGATATAGTACCAAATATAGTGCTTTTTATGCAAGGATTAAAAAAGATTATAAAATAA